The following are from one region of the Paenibacillus sp. JZ16 genome:
- a CDS encoding class II aldolase/adducin family protein yields MLNMETRNELCKYAKKIVDSGLVVGPGGNISARAGDKMYLSPSGFALEEIEPEQWIEVDIPTGDITDIGLRPSSEVLMHLYGYRSNPDIGAMVHTHPSHCIAFTLVERELPVMFPDQAALVGRTAYIPYIIPTTDLLADAVAEKVTTASSILLGNHGLVTTGRNLREAYYRTQVVEESAKIYLSAKAAGTPVPLTDQEVDDIAALESEDYRIQLLQKMK; encoded by the coding sequence ATGCTGAACATGGAAACGAGAAATGAACTCTGCAAGTATGCCAAAAAAATCGTCGACAGCGGACTCGTTGTAGGACCGGGAGGAAACATCAGCGCGAGAGCCGGGGACAAAATGTATTTGTCCCCGAGCGGTTTTGCGCTGGAGGAGATTGAACCGGAGCAATGGATCGAAGTCGATATCCCGACCGGCGATATTACCGATATAGGATTACGGCCTTCGTCCGAAGTGCTGATGCACCTGTATGGATACCGGAGCAACCCCGATATCGGGGCGATGGTGCATACACATCCATCCCACTGCATTGCCTTTACGTTGGTTGAGAGGGAGCTGCCGGTGATGTTTCCGGACCAGGCGGCATTGGTTGGACGTACGGCATACATCCCTTACATCATTCCTACGACAGATTTGCTGGCAGATGCCGTCGCGGAGAAAGTAACGACGGCCAGTTCCATCCTGCTCGGTAACCATGGACTGGTTACAACCGGCCGGAATCTGCGTGAAGCGTATTACCGAACCCAGGTAGTTGAAGAGAGCGCCAAAATTTATCTGAGCGCCAAGGCTGCCGGCACACCGGTGCCGCTGACAGATCAGGAAGTGGATGATATCGCTGCGCTGGAGAGCGAAGATTATCGTATTCAGCTCCTGCAGAAGATGAAATAA
- a CDS encoding ketopantoate reductase family protein produces the protein MRVDPANSRPSQGAGVLGSYLAHVLVRGGNDVTALARGRRTEELERDGIVIRHHIQRKTTVDRTHVIESLAENDTYDLIFVAMKYTDFPAILPILAKNRSRNILLVGNNTDADQME, from the coding sequence GTGAGAGTAGACCCTGCGAACAGCCGCCCCTCACAAGGAGCTGGCGTACTGGGCAGTTATCTGGCGCATGTGCTGGTGCGGGGGGGTAATGACGTCACCGCGCTGGCACGAGGCAGGCGGACCGAGGAGCTGGAGAGAGACGGAATCGTCATCCGTCATCATATACAGCGAAAAACAACGGTGGATCGAACGCATGTGATTGAATCGCTGGCGGAGAATGATACCTATGATCTCATTTTTGTAGCGATGAAATATACCGATTTCCCGGCAATCCTGCCGATTTTGGCAAAGAACCGCAGCCGCAATATCCTACTGGTGGGCAATAATACGGATGCAGATCAGATGGAATAA
- a CDS encoding L-fucose isomerase translates to MTIENDYRWRDGFPRIGIRPTIDGRRRGVRESLEEQTMNLAKAVAEMLTKELKYPNGEPVECVIADTCIGGVAEATAAAKKFKNAEVGLTITVTPCWCYGTETMDVDPSRPKAVWGFNGTGRPGAVYLAAVLSAHAQKGLPAFGIYGEDVQDEGDTRIPDDVQEKLLRFARSGLAAAYMRGQSYLSMGSVSMGIAGSIVDDSFFQEYLGMRNEYVDMSEFTRRLEEGIYDPEEYEQALAWVKENCTEGPDNNPDHLQNSRERKDLEWETVVKMTLITRDLMIGNPRLKELGFEEEAQGHSAIASGFQGQRQWTDHSPNGDFLETILNSSFDWNGRRSPYIVATENDSLNGVGMLFGYLLTNTAQIFADVRTYWSPASVERVTGYKLEGKAENGILHLINSGSAALDGTGEQEIDGKPAMKPFWEITEEEVERTLKATQWRPANLEYFRGGGYSTDYLTRGGMPMTMFRLNLVKGLGPVLQIAEGYSVDLPAEVHDTLDKRTDPTWPTTWFVPNLTGQGAFSSVYEVMNQWGANHGVISYGHIGADLITLASVLRIPVNMHNVPAEEVFRPRAWGMFGTTDPESADFRACQNFGPLYK, encoded by the coding sequence ATGACAATTGAAAACGATTACAGATGGCGGGACGGTTTTCCGAGAATCGGGATTCGCCCTACGATAGATGGAAGACGGAGAGGAGTTCGCGAATCACTCGAGGAACAGACCATGAATCTGGCCAAGGCCGTCGCCGAGATGTTGACGAAGGAGCTCAAATATCCGAACGGCGAGCCAGTTGAATGCGTCATTGCGGATACGTGCATTGGCGGAGTGGCTGAAGCAACTGCAGCCGCCAAAAAATTCAAAAATGCCGAAGTCGGCCTAACCATAACCGTTACGCCTTGCTGGTGTTACGGCACCGAGACGATGGATGTCGATCCTTCGCGTCCGAAGGCGGTATGGGGCTTTAACGGAACAGGACGTCCAGGCGCGGTTTACCTGGCCGCGGTACTGTCGGCCCATGCCCAGAAGGGGCTTCCTGCATTCGGCATCTATGGCGAAGACGTTCAGGATGAAGGGGATACCCGTATTCCGGACGACGTTCAAGAGAAGCTTCTGCGTTTTGCACGGAGCGGCTTGGCTGCAGCGTACATGCGCGGACAATCGTATTTGTCCATGGGCTCGGTGTCGATGGGCATCGCCGGCTCGATCGTGGACGACAGCTTCTTCCAGGAGTATCTGGGCATGCGGAACGAATATGTAGATATGAGCGAGTTTACGCGCCGCTTGGAAGAAGGCATCTATGATCCTGAAGAATATGAACAGGCGCTTGCTTGGGTGAAGGAGAATTGTACGGAAGGACCGGATAACAATCCGGATCATCTCCAGAACAGTCGGGAGCGCAAGGATCTGGAGTGGGAAACCGTCGTCAAAATGACGCTGATCACCCGCGATTTGATGATCGGTAATCCGCGCCTGAAGGAGCTTGGCTTTGAAGAAGAGGCTCAGGGTCACAGCGCTATCGCTTCCGGATTCCAAGGTCAGCGGCAGTGGACGGATCATTCCCCTAACGGTGATTTCCTGGAGACCATCCTCAACTCCTCCTTCGATTGGAACGGCAGGCGTTCGCCGTATATCGTGGCAACCGAGAATGACAGCCTGAACGGAGTCGGCATGCTGTTCGGATACCTGTTAACCAATACGGCACAGATTTTCGCGGATGTGCGTACTTACTGGAGTCCGGCTTCGGTAGAACGGGTTACCGGCTATAAGCTTGAAGGAAAAGCAGAGAATGGCATCCTGCATCTGATCAATTCCGGCTCGGCTGCATTGGATGGAACGGGCGAGCAGGAGATAGATGGCAAACCGGCTATGAAGCCGTTCTGGGAGATCACGGAGGAAGAGGTTGAACGCACGCTGAAGGCCACGCAGTGGAGACCGGCTAACTTGGAGTATTTCCGGGGCGGCGGTTACTCGACCGACTACCTGACGCGCGGCGGCATGCCGATGACGATGTTCCGTCTTAACCTGGTAAAAGGTCTTGGTCCCGTGCTGCAAATTGCCGAAGGCTATTCTGTGGATCTGCCGGCGGAGGTACACGACACGCTCGATAAGCGTACAGACCCGACATGGCCAACGACCTGGTTTGTGCCGAACCTTACGGGACAGGGTGCGTTCTCAAGCGTTTATGAGGTCATGAACCAGTGGGGCGCTAACCATGGCGTAATCAGTTACGGACATATCGGAGCGGATCTCATTACCCTGGCCTCGGTCCTGCGCATTCCGGTCAACATGCATAATGTGCCAGCCGAAGAGGTGTTCCGCCCACGTGCATGGGGAATGTTCGGAACGACCGATCCGGAGAGCGCAGACTTCCGCGCTTGTCAGAACTTCGGTCCTCTATATAAATAA
- a CDS encoding AraC family transcriptional regulator → MPKIEISHSKSDHFRFIKNPQLLFAGQVVDEDFFYGPPQIHDFCEIIYVVEGRGEFTIAGKIYELHKGDVAIYNPGIPHEERSITDGPFKVIYCGVDSLHIEGVPQGMLLPAYVEPVISCEKYAYKVESYLSEILRECDSQVLGYETLSTNLLMSLITVIYRIVDVKHQFQSLKGKNEIALRTKHFIDTNYTQSISLKDIADTMYVSQHYLSHLFKKEVGDSPFNYLISRRIEEAKRLLADSEMPVHEVASQVGYGNDKYFSMLFKKITGQTPSSFREQSKMGIE, encoded by the coding sequence GTGCCAAAGATCGAAATCTCGCATAGCAAAAGCGATCACTTCCGCTTCATCAAAAATCCGCAGCTGCTCTTTGCCGGGCAGGTCGTGGACGAGGACTTCTTTTATGGACCGCCACAAATTCATGATTTCTGCGAGATCATCTATGTTGTAGAAGGACGCGGAGAATTCACGATTGCAGGAAAAATATACGAACTCCACAAGGGCGATGTCGCGATTTATAACCCCGGCATTCCTCACGAGGAGAGATCCATCACGGACGGACCCTTCAAGGTGATCTACTGCGGCGTGGATTCGCTTCACATTGAAGGGGTTCCCCAGGGGATGCTGCTCCCGGCCTATGTGGAGCCAGTCATATCCTGTGAGAAATACGCCTATAAAGTGGAAAGCTATCTTTCCGAGATCCTCCGTGAATGCGATTCGCAGGTGCTGGGGTATGAAACGTTGAGCACCAACTTGCTGATGTCATTGATTACCGTCATCTATCGCATTGTGGACGTTAAACACCAATTCCAGTCCTTGAAGGGCAAGAACGAAATCGCACTGCGGACCAAACACTTTATCGACACTAACTATACCCAGAGCATCAGTCTCAAGGACATTGCCGATACGATGTATGTTAGTCAGCATTATTTATCCCATCTGTTCAAAAAAGAAGTCGGCGATTCCCCCTTCAATTACTTGATATCCCGCCGAATTGAAGAGGCCAAGCGCCTGCTGGCGGATTCCGAAATGCCGGTACATGAGGTTGCTTCCCAAGTCGGTTACGGCAATGATAAGTACTTCTCGATGTTATTCAAAAAAATTACCGGTCAAACGCCGAGCTCGTTCCGGGAACAGAGCAAAATGGGGATTGAGTAA
- the sstT gene encoding serine/threonine transporter SstT yields the protein MKELMLKWNRVSLVKRILAGIIVGVILALIVPGATGISLFGSLFVSALKAVAPVLVLLLVMSAISNHQKGCKTNMKSILVLYAISTFLAGLVAVIASFIFPASLSLVTSSTDLTPPEGIVEVLKTLLFNVVDNPVNALMNANYIGILAWAILLGIALRNAKEGTKSLLTSGADAISQIVKWVIQFAPFGIMGLVFDSITTNGLESLLDYGRLLLVLIGCMLLVALVVNPLIVYARLRENPYPLVFTCLRESGITAFFTRSSAANIPINMRLCEKLKLNPDTYSVSIPLGATINMSGAAVTISVLTLAAVHTLGVQVDFGTALILSVVSAVSAVGASGVAGGSLLIIPLACSLFGISNDIAMQVVGVGFIIGVLQDSCETALNSSSDVLFTATEERAKQRKEGNPTIANA from the coding sequence ATGAAAGAATTGATGCTCAAGTGGAACCGAGTGAGCCTGGTAAAGCGGATATTAGCCGGGATTATCGTGGGGGTTATTCTGGCGCTGATCGTTCCCGGTGCGACGGGGATCAGCCTGTTCGGCTCTTTATTCGTATCCGCATTAAAAGCGGTTGCACCCGTACTGGTACTATTGCTGGTCATGTCGGCCATCTCTAACCATCAAAAAGGCTGCAAGACGAATATGAAGTCCATTCTTGTCCTGTATGCCATAAGCACATTTCTCGCAGGGTTGGTGGCGGTTATCGCCAGCTTCATATTCCCGGCAAGCCTGTCACTGGTCACAAGCTCAACAGACCTGACTCCGCCGGAGGGCATTGTTGAAGTTCTCAAGACCCTGTTGTTTAATGTGGTGGATAATCCGGTCAATGCATTGATGAACGCCAACTATATCGGTATTCTCGCTTGGGCGATCCTGCTGGGCATCGCTTTGCGTAATGCCAAGGAGGGCACCAAAAGCCTGCTCACAAGCGGTGCGGATGCTATATCCCAAATCGTAAAATGGGTGATCCAGTTTGCGCCGTTCGGGATCATGGGCCTGGTGTTTGATTCCATTACAACCAACGGGCTTGAAAGCCTGCTGGATTACGGAAGGCTGCTGCTCGTGCTGATCGGATGCATGCTGTTGGTAGCGCTTGTCGTTAACCCGCTCATCGTCTATGCAAGGCTGCGCGAGAATCCGTATCCGCTGGTGTTTACCTGCTTGAGAGAAAGCGGTATTACGGCGTTCTTCACCCGCAGCTCGGCTGCCAACATTCCGATTAATATGCGCTTATGTGAAAAGTTAAAGCTCAACCCGGATACGTACTCCGTATCCATTCCGCTCGGGGCTACCATCAATATGTCGGGAGCGGCAGTGACCATCTCGGTCTTGACGCTGGCGGCTGTGCATACGCTTGGGGTTCAGGTGGATTTCGGAACGGCGCTTATTCTCAGCGTAGTATCCGCTGTGTCGGCCGTAGGCGCCTCAGGCGTGGCCGGCGGGTCGCTTCTCATTATCCCTCTGGCGTGCAGCCTGTTCGGCATCTCCAATGATATTGCCATGCAGGTCGTGGGCGTGGGCTTTATCATCGGTGTGTTGCAGGATTCTTGCGAGACGGCGCTCAACTCTTCCTCTGATGTACTGTTTACAGCGACAGAAGAGCGAGCGAAGCAGCGCAAAGAAGGCAACCCTACAATCGCGAATGCTTAG
- a CDS encoding 2Fe-2S iron-sulfur cluster-binding protein, with amino-acid sequence MFKFWKKKKGGDSGDKASIPPAEEIMEVVPDPIIELAGREVRRSVAPVLGMTVLDLAERNEVDWNSFCKRGTCARCRCMVVEGIEYLSEPNLAEERRLDPEEIEEGYRLGCQSKIEAVGPIKIKHAPYF; translated from the coding sequence GTGTTTAAATTCTGGAAGAAGAAAAAGGGCGGGGATAGCGGAGACAAAGCCTCGATCCCTCCAGCAGAAGAGATAATGGAAGTCGTACCGGATCCGATCATTGAGCTTGCAGGCCGCGAGGTTCGCCGCAGCGTGGCGCCTGTTCTTGGCATGACGGTGCTTGATCTGGCCGAGCGGAATGAGGTGGACTGGAACTCTTTTTGCAAAAGAGGAACTTGTGCGCGCTGCCGCTGCATGGTGGTGGAGGGAATCGAGTATTTGTCCGAGCCCAATTTGGCCGAAGAGCGGCGCCTCGATCCAGAAGAAATCGAAGAAGGCTATCGACTGGGATGCCAGAGCAAGATCGAAGCGGTCGGTCCCATCAAAATCAAGCATGCCCCATACTTTTGA
- the fucU gene encoding L-fucose mutarotase, translated as MLKGISHVLSPELLKILMEMGHADEIVLGDANFPAASHAQRLVRADGHGIPALLNAILPLFPLDTYVESPVALMAVTPGDTVATPIWNEYREIVKQFHAVPVQFDEVERFSFYERAKNAYVVVSTGEKALYANIILKKGVVV; from the coding sequence ATGCTAAAAGGCATATCACATGTGCTCTCGCCTGAGCTGCTGAAGATTCTGATGGAGATGGGGCACGCGGATGAAATTGTGCTCGGCGATGCCAATTTTCCGGCAGCCAGTCATGCCCAGCGGTTGGTCCGGGCAGACGGACACGGAATTCCTGCGTTATTAAACGCGATATTGCCGTTATTTCCGCTCGATACGTATGTTGAGTCCCCGGTAGCGCTGATGGCTGTGACGCCGGGGGATACCGTAGCAACTCCGATCTGGAATGAATACCGTGAGATCGTAAAGCAGTTTCATGCCGTTCCCGTCCAATTTGATGAGGTAGAGCGATTCTCGTTCTATGAGCGGGCGAAGAATGCTTATGTCGTCGTGTCGACAGGCGAAAAAGCGCTGTACGCAAATATTATCCTTAAAAAGGGTGTAGTCGTTTAG
- a CDS encoding YbjQ family protein, producing the protein MIITTTSIIEGYPVKRYIGVVTGEVIMGANVVRDFLASITDIVGGRSGAYENKLQEARDAAFVEMEDKASRMGANAIIAVDIDYEVIREGMLMVAVSGTAVVV; encoded by the coding sequence ATGATAATTACAACTACATCCATCATTGAAGGCTACCCGGTTAAAAGATACATCGGCGTTGTGACCGGCGAAGTGATTATGGGCGCTAACGTAGTTAGGGACTTTCTGGCTTCCATTACCGATATTGTCGGCGGACGCTCGGGTGCCTATGAGAACAAGCTGCAGGAAGCAAGGGACGCGGCGTTTGTCGAGATGGAGGATAAGGCCTCGCGTATGGGGGCCAACGCGATTATAGCGGTAGATATTGATTATGAAGTTATCCGTGAAGGAATGCTGATGGTAGCCGTCAGCGGAACAGCAGTCGTCGTATAA
- a CDS encoding SGNH/GDSL hydrolase family protein yields MRGKYVSLSVVSTATNYVMEQDNVITCTYRTYIKPRESGQLKLRFWHSNSVDSTWDVGSVAKGSMPGGAWRIEAAYAADGGTGRDGQVVPGTSVQITFDGKSGKAVAPGETFWSDPVLVELPDGHELAFTWTITTLSSGKTVPYNTEGLLVTAYEAEGNKADDELGAAFVPAVSRLVMPAFIGYARTVQQRMVFLGDSITQGVRTAQDEYEYWVSRIADGLGTDYSVWNIGSGWARAYDASADGPWLAKAAEGDVVALVLGVNDIDIGARSSRELLNDLSTIVRRLKQREDGTGARILLFTVPPFNFTGDREEVWRTVNEAIRTRPPEGVDAVFDIAAVLSCPAPEEHRIQPKYMSNSDDPHPNGLAGAAVAEAFLKWYEAQRMN; encoded by the coding sequence GTGAGAGGAAAATACGTATCTCTATCGGTTGTATCAACGGCAACCAATTATGTTATGGAGCAAGACAATGTAATTACCTGTACCTATCGTACCTATATCAAACCGAGAGAGTCCGGGCAGCTAAAGCTGAGATTTTGGCATAGCAACTCGGTCGATTCTACTTGGGATGTCGGCTCGGTGGCAAAAGGGAGCATGCCGGGGGGAGCGTGGCGTATTGAAGCGGCTTATGCTGCCGATGGGGGCACGGGACGGGATGGGCAGGTTGTACCTGGAACGAGCGTGCAGATTACGTTTGACGGGAAATCCGGTAAGGCGGTGGCTCCCGGCGAGACGTTCTGGAGCGATCCGGTACTGGTCGAACTGCCCGATGGACATGAACTGGCGTTCACGTGGACCATAACGACGCTTTCTTCAGGGAAAACGGTGCCATACAATACGGAGGGGCTGCTTGTAACGGCTTATGAAGCTGAAGGGAATAAGGCGGATGACGAGTTGGGAGCAGCGTTCGTGCCGGCAGTGAGCCGCTTGGTCATGCCTGCATTTATAGGGTATGCCCGAACGGTTCAGCAGCGGATGGTCTTCCTGGGAGACTCGATTACTCAAGGTGTAAGAACGGCCCAAGACGAGTATGAATACTGGGTATCTCGCATAGCGGATGGCCTCGGAACAGACTACAGTGTATGGAATATCGGTTCCGGCTGGGCTAGAGCCTATGACGCCTCGGCAGACGGCCCTTGGCTCGCAAAGGCGGCCGAAGGGGATGTTGTTGCGCTTGTGCTCGGTGTTAACGACATCGATATCGGGGCAAGAAGCTCCAGGGAGCTGCTCAATGATTTATCCACCATAGTAAGGCGGCTAAAGCAGAGGGAGGACGGAACGGGAGCGCGGATCCTTCTCTTCACCGTGCCTCCATTCAATTTTACCGGAGACAGAGAAGAGGTATGGCGCACCGTTAATGAAGCGATTCGAACCCGTCCTCCTGAAGGTGTGGATGCCGTATTTGATATCGCGGCGGTTCTGTCCTGTCCGGCTCCGGAGGAGCATCGGATTCAGCCGAAGTATATGAGCAATTCCGATGATCCGCATCCGAACGGTCTGGCGGGAGCAGCGGTGGCTGAAGCTTTCCTGAAGTGGTATGAGGCCCAGCGGATGAATTAA
- a CDS encoding rhamnulokinase — translation MSNSSAVLAFDLGASSGRALLGEITSSDHESPGMLKITEIHRFANIPVQMGQHLHWNFPMLLQEVKHGIRKAFQAGYQPVSYGIDSWGVDYGLIDRNGELIGVPYHYRDLRTEGMVEETCEQVGRERLFQESGLQFMPFNTIFQLNAMLKSKSPMLDIADKFLLTPDLLNYYLTGVQACEFTMATTTQLYHVTEGKWNEPLMEELGLSASLFIEPVQPGTVIGRLQDAVAQELGVPAIKAIAVASHDTESAVVAVPANTSRFAYLVCGTWSLLGTELPEPLVHTDVLEEDFSNEGGAYQTFQLLKNIMGLWILQECKRQWENQGLTYSFAELVELAQDAESFRSFINPDDLRFMNPADMPAEIRDYCRETGQPIPHSTGEYVQCILQSLAMRYREVLERMEVLTGHHYDGLHMVGGGIQNELLCRYTANAMGRTVWAGPIEASAIGNMLVQFVANGTLRNREEGVELVKRSFPLAWYGPESNEDWEAAFQHYKSIVEQQQVQQ, via the coding sequence ATGAGCAATTCATCCGCGGTGCTTGCGTTTGACTTGGGGGCCAGCAGCGGCCGGGCGCTGCTGGGCGAGATCACCTCTTCTGATCATGAATCGCCCGGCATGCTGAAGATTACCGAGATTCACCGCTTTGCCAATATACCCGTCCAGATGGGACAGCATTTGCACTGGAATTTCCCGATGCTGCTGCAGGAGGTTAAGCATGGCATTCGCAAAGCGTTCCAAGCCGGCTATCAACCGGTCAGCTATGGCATCGATTCATGGGGCGTCGATTATGGACTGATTGACCGTAACGGGGAGCTCATCGGAGTTCCTTATCATTACCGGGATCTGCGGACGGAAGGCATGGTGGAGGAAACCTGCGAGCAGGTCGGGAGAGAACGACTGTTTCAAGAAAGCGGTCTGCAATTCATGCCGTTTAACACGATTTTCCAGTTAAATGCGATGCTAAAGTCAAAATCTCCGATGCTTGATATTGCAGATAAGTTCCTACTCACTCCGGATCTACTGAACTATTATCTGACGGGGGTCCAGGCGTGCGAGTTCACTATGGCCACCACGACTCAGCTCTATCATGTTACAGAAGGCAAGTGGAATGAACCCTTAATGGAGGAGCTGGGGCTTTCCGCATCCCTGTTCATTGAACCCGTACAGCCGGGAACCGTGATTGGAAGGCTGCAGGATGCCGTGGCGCAAGAGCTGGGCGTTCCGGCGATTAAAGCGATTGCCGTGGCATCGCATGATACGGAATCCGCCGTGGTAGCCGTTCCTGCGAACACCTCCCGATTTGCCTATCTAGTATGCGGTACCTGGTCGCTTCTAGGAACCGAGCTTCCGGAGCCGCTTGTCCATACGGACGTGCTGGAGGAAGACTTCTCCAATGAGGGTGGAGCCTATCAAACCTTTCAATTACTGAAGAATATCATGGGCCTTTGGATTCTTCAGGAGTGCAAGCGTCAATGGGAGAATCAAGGATTGACGTATTCATTTGCAGAGCTGGTCGAACTTGCTCAGGACGCGGAATCGTTCCGCAGCTTCATAAACCCGGATGACCTGCGCTTCATGAATCCGGCGGATATGCCGGCTGAAATCCGGGATTATTGCCGGGAGACAGGGCAGCCCATTCCTCATAGCACCGGAGAGTATGTCCAGTGCATACTGCAGAGCTTGGCTATGAGATACCGGGAAGTGCTTGAGCGAATGGAGGTTCTGACAGGGCACCACTACGATGGGCTTCATATGGTTGGCGGCGGCATTCAAAACGAGTTGTTGTGCCGTTATACGGCCAATGCCATGGGCCGAACAGTGTGGGCCGGACCGATTGAGGCAAGTGCCATCGGGAACATGCTGGTTCAATTTGTGGCGAATGGCACATTGCGCAATCGGGAAGAGGGAGTGGAACTCGTCAAGCGGTCTTTTCCGCTTGCCTGGTACGGGCCTGAGTCCAACGAGGATTGGGAGGCAGCATTCCAGCATTATAAGTCCATTGTCGAACAACAGCAGGTACAACAGTAA